A region of Toxorhynchites rutilus septentrionalis strain SRP chromosome 1, ASM2978413v1, whole genome shotgun sequence DNA encodes the following proteins:
- the LOC129763470 gene encoding protein stunted-like isoform X1, with amino-acid sequence MSAWRAAGLNYINYSNIAARLLRKALKPDLRAQASRRDDSHIRFTKWINGKPEKVAEKI; translated from the exons ATGTCCGCCTGGAGAGCAGCTGGTCTGAA CTACATCAACTATTCAAACATTGCCGCACGCTTGCTGCGTAAGGCATTGAAACCCGACCTGCGCGCCCAGGCTTCCCGTCGAGATGATTCCCACATCAGGTTCACCAAATGGATCAATGGAAAACCAGAAA aggTGGCCGAGAAGATTTAA
- the LOC129763470 gene encoding protein stunted-like isoform X2: MSAWRAAGLNYINYSNIAARLLRKALKPDLRAQASRRDDSHIRFTKWINGKPESE; this comes from the exons ATGTCCGCCTGGAGAGCAGCTGGTCTGAA CTACATCAACTATTCAAACATTGCCGCACGCTTGCTGCGTAAGGCATTGAAACCCGACCTGCGCGCCCAGGCTTCCCGTCGAGATGATTCCCACATCAGGTTCACCAAATGGATCAATGGAAAACCAGAAAGTGAGTAG